The genomic segment CACGCCGAGCTGGAGCGCACCCGGGAGCAGAACCGGCGGATCAAGGCGGCGCTGAGGCACTGGCGGTCGACCCGCGTCGGCGTACCCGGAAATGGGGTTGAGCCCGACGTGAGTGACCAGACGCGACGGCGGTCCCGGCGGTGACCGGCGACCTGGTGGTGGTCTGTCCGACCTGTGACGGGATGACGTTCACCCTGGGGAGGTGCAGTTGCGCGGGCGACGGCGAGCCGTACCCGCAGTGCCGGCTCTGTCAGGGGATCGGCAGCGTGGCGCGGGCCTGCCACGGGTGCGGGCAGACCGGTCGGCGGCGGAGCCAGCTCGTGGTCACCGTGGCGAACCTGGACACCGGGGCGGTGGCGTCCGCGAACGTGGTGCCCGGGTCGGTGCGGCCGTGCCGGTGGCCCTACGGCGCCGGCTGGCACCTGCCGGTGGCGCCGCTGCTGCGTGACCTCGCCGCCCGGGTCGGGGCGGCCGGCTGGCACGAGCACGGCGGGCGGTCGCCGGACGGCCCGATCCTGTTCCTGCCGCCAAAGTGGCGATCCGACCTGCCCGAGCAGCACCGGCACGCCCTGGAAGCCGACGCGATCGCCCGGCACAGCCACAGTGCCTGGCTGGTCTACCTGGGCCGCAACACCGCCCGCCCGGCGCCGGACCCGACCCGGGAGCTGGACCGGCTGCGGCGGGTCGCGGACCTGCTCCGGCTGGACCTGGTGCTGGAGGTCCGGCGCCTGCCGCGCGACGACCACCGCTGGGACATCCGGTACGAGGTCCACGGCAGCCCGGTGCCGGACCGGCCGCGCGGCTGGGCCGACGACCTGCCCGCCGCGCTGCTGGCCACCACCGTCGAGGACGCCCTCTTCGGCCTGGCCGACCGGGGCCGCACCGCCCCGGCCCACTACCTGCTCGCCGGCGCCCCGCAGCGGCCTGCCGAACCGGTCGCCGTCGAGGTGCTCGAACGGCGCCTCCTCGCCGACCTGACCGACCCCCGGACCGGAGAACCCACGGCCGGCGCGCAGGCGATCTGGCGGGACGGCCGGTGGTGGCACACCAGCCTGCGGGTGGCCGGCAGCACCGAAACCCTCGTCGAGGAGCCGACCGGTCGGGTGGTGAGCCGGCTGACGACCAACCTGCGGCGCGGCTGGCAGCCGCCGGCTCCGGCGTGGCTGGGACCGCCCATCCCGTACGCCGAATGCCCGGCCTGCGACAAGGCCAGCCGGCTGCGGCCGTGTGGCTGCACGGTCGGGGACCGGCCGGCGGACCCGGCCTGCGAGGTCTGCTTCGGTGCCGGCCGGTATCCGTCCGCGCTGCCCTGTTTCCGGTGCGGCGACAGCCGCCGGATCTACCGGGGCGCCGCCGTCACCATCAGCGACCTGGCGACCCGGGTCACCCACCTCAACTGGACGGGCGGCGCCGCCGACGCGCCGCTGGTGGCGACCCAGCCCGGCGGCAAACCGGTCCACCAGCTTCCCGCCGGCTGGCGGCTGGCCGGGTGGGCGACCTCCTTCGGGGTACGCCCCGAGGAGCTGTCCGAACTGGATCGCGGCGGGCCGATCGGCGACGAACTACGCGACGGGATCGTGACCGTCGACCATGCGGGGGCCGATCCGGTGCTCACCAACCTCGCCGAGGTGACCCGGGGCCGGCCGGCGGCCCGGGTGCTGGTGTCGGCGGTCCGGCCGGACGTGCCGCCGCTGGCGGCGGTGATCCGGCTCGGCATCGGGCTGGGCCTGGCGGTCACCGTCACGATCCGGGACCACATCGGCAACGTCGGTGACCCGAGGCTGATCCAGGGCGAGAGTTGGGACGTGCGGGTCGGCTCGGACCCGGCCGACCCGCCCTGCCACCACACGATCGAGGCGGCCGTCGCCAGCTTCCTCGGGTCGCTGGAGATCACCGTGTCGGCCGCGGTGCCGGCCGACCCGGCCGTGCCGATCGCGGTGCCGCAGGCCCTGGCGACAGCGCTGGACCCGATCGACCCGGTACGGCTGATCCGGCGGCTCGGCCGGCACCACGCCGGTCAGGCGGTCGCGGTCCGGTACGAGCGTGGCGGCTGCCACCTGCACCTGCGGGAGCGGGACGAGATCCGGCACCTGGCCACCGCGCCAGACCTCGTCACCGCCCTCACCGCGCTGGGGCTGCGCTAGCCGTCGAGCCGCTGGTCGGCGTAGACCAGCATGGCGTCACGCAGGTACTCGACGAGCGCGTCGTCACCGCCGCCGATGTTGGCGCGGAACCGCTCGTCCTCCACGTACATCTGGGCCAGGCCCTGGTACGCCTCTCGGTTGGGCGTCCAGAACAGGCAGGTCACCTCGTAGTGGAGCTGGATCAGGTCCTGGACCCGCTGGTCGGTGACCGGCACCCCGGCCGCCTTCAGCGGGGCCAGGCCCTCGTGCACCCGGACATAGCCGGTGCGGGCCTGCTCGGCGTCGTCGTCGGACCAGCCCTGCATGCGCTGGTCGGCGGCGTCGACGGCGGCGTCGCCCCAGCGCTGCCGGGCCTCCGCCTCGTAGGGGTTCGTCTCGAACCCCGCGAACACCTTCCGGGGAGTCATCTCCCTTCCCTCCTGGATGTTGCAGATCGTGGTGTCGACGGTGTGGACCAGCCGGTCCAGCCGGTCCCGTTCCCGGACCAACCAGTCCCGGTGCCGCTGCAGCACCTCGACGGCGCTGTCGTGGCCCTGCCGGGACAGCACCTCGGCGACCGCGTCGAGTCCGAGCCCGAGCTCCCGCAGCAGCAGGATCCGCTGCAGCCGGAGCAGCTGCTCCTGCTCGTAGTAGCGGCGGCCGCCCTCGGCCGTCCAGGCCGGGGTGAGCAGCCCGATCGCGTGGTAGTGCCGCAGGGTTCGCGACGTCACGCCGGCTTCCCGAGCCACCTAGGCGATCGACCAGGCCATGGCCACCCGTCACCTTCCGTGATCGCGACCGGGCTTTCCGGTCGTGCTGATGACGGTAGGTGTTGCCGCTGCGTCAACTGCAAGCCCGAATCGCCGGGGGAGTTACTGCGTCGGCGCGACGACGGTGACCGGTTCGGAGAGCGGGCTGGTGGTGTAGCCGGAGAAGGGCAGCGCCACGCTGTACACCGCGAAGGTGTGCTCGGCGCCGGGGGTGAGGGCGACCCGGTACGAGGTGGACGGCATTGAGGCGTACCCCTGCCACTCGCCGTCGACCAGGCGCTTCATCGAGTACCGGAAGACCGGGCCGCCGGAGCGGGGCCAGGTCAGCAGGGCGCTGGTGGGGGTCAGCTCCGAGACCACCGGCTGGTCGGGGGCCGGCAGCGGGATCAGCGGATTCTGGGCGGCGGCCGGTGCGGTGAGCGGGCCGAGCACCAGCAGCAGGGCGGCGACCAGCGGGAGCGCGACGGCGCGCAGTCGGGATGCGGACATGACAGATCCTCCTGAGGATGAGCGACACGCCGGTACCCAATAAATCTACCAAGGTCGATATAGCTCGGTGCCCGGCGCCGACGGGCCACACCGGCGGCGCCGGGCACCGAGGCTTACCCTTCGGCGAGCAGGTCGAGGGCGAGCGCGGCGGTCCAACTGAACGCCGCGGCGCCGATCCCCTCCCCGGTGCCCGGATCGAAGTACTCGTAGCAGCCCGCCGAGCGGATCAGGTCCAGCATCGCCGTCCGCAGGGTCGCCGCCCGCTCCACCCGGCCGTGCGTGCGCAGGCCGCGCCAGAGCAGCCAGTTCACGTTGATCCAGACCGGGCCGCGCCAGTACCGCAGCGGGTCGAAGTCGGCCGCCGTCCGGTCGTAGCTCGGCACCGCCAGCCCTTCGGCCAGCCCGAACCGCGCCGACTCGGCCGCCGCCACCACGCCGGCCACCTGCGCCGCCGGCAGGTCGGGCAGGATCAGCGGGACGAGACCGTTCACGCACCGGGCCGGGCTGGACCGCCCGGTCCGCACGTCCCGGGCGTGGAACATCCCGGTGTCCGGGTTGTAGAGCCGGTCCGTCAGCGCCCGGGTGATCGCCGCCGCCCGGTCGCGGTGCCCGGCCGGGTCCGCCCCGACCACCGCGGCGATCTCCGCCAGCGCCAGCTCGGCCGCGCCACGCAGCGCGTTGAACGCCGGGCACTCGACCAGGAACGGGTGCCGCGCGGCCAGCTCCGCGTCCCGATAACCCCCATCCCGGTACGCCGACGCGATGGTGATGTAACGGGCGTAGTCGAGATCGGTCGGGCGGTGGTCGACGGCGCCCACCTGGTTGTCCCGGCGCCGGTAGCCGGCCAGCGGATCCACCGGAACCGGCACGGCGGCCAGGGTCGCGTCCCAGGACGGGCTGTTGTCCAGTCCCGACTCCCACGGGTGCACGATGCTGCTCAGCCCGGCCCCGCCGACGTCCCGGTAATCGGTCAGGTAGTCCTGCTGCGCCACCAGCCGCGGATACAGCCAGCGCAGCTCCCGCAGCGCCGCCTCGTCCGGGCGGCGCCGGTAGATCTCCCAGGCGGCGATCGCGTGCGCCGGGGGCTGGACGATCCCGGTGGTCGGCCGGCCCCAGTACGCCGGACCCGGGAAGTAGTCGCATTCGGCCACGCCCGGGTCGAACACGATGTGCGGCACCCGGCCGTCCGGCCACTGCGCCGTGAAGAGGCTGCGCAGGTCGTGCCAGGCCCGGTCCGGCGCGACGTGCGCCAGGCCGATGCTGATGAAGGCGGCGTCCCAGCTCCACTGGTGCGGGTAGAGCGTGCGGGACGGGACCGTGTGGTCGTTGGCCCAGTTGGCGGCGAGGATGTCGGCGGCGGTGCGCCGGAGTTCCTCGTCGGTCGCGCCGGGGTGGCGCGGGTAGGTGGGGAGGGTGTTGAGGCGATTCATCCGGCGATCCTTCGGCCAGGTGTGACGAGCTGAACAGGGCGCGCGCCAGCCCGGCGGCGGTGCGGGGGGCGCGGATCAGGCCACGGCGCAGAGCCGTCCGGCGATGGGCGGGCCGCGGCTCAGGCGAGTACGGGGCAGGTCGTCCGCGTCGACGGTATCCGGGTACTTTATGCCGGCGCCGGCGTTGCCGACCACCACCCGTTCGTCTGGCCCGGTCCACCCCACCGGACGGCAACTGTCGGGTCGCCGTCAGGAGCATGTTCCCGGCGGTCTGGGGTACGAATGACGACATGACCGCATCTGTCGCGCAGCCCAGTGTCCTGCTCCCCGGCGAGGTGGCGATGCCGCTGCTCGGCTTCGGCACCTGGCAGGCCACCGGCGGCCAGGGCTACGACGCCGTCCGCCAGGCCCTGGACGCCGGTTACCGGCACCTGGACACCGCGACCATGTACGGCAACGAGGAGGAGGTCGGCCGGGCGGTCCGGGACAGCGGGATCGCCCGCGAGGACATCTTCATCACCACCAAGCTGCCGCCGGAGCGGGCCGGCCGGGAACGGGCGACGATCGACGCCAGCCTGGCCGCGCTCGGCGTCGAGTACGTCGACCTCTGGCTGATCCACTGGCCGCCGCGCGAGGAGGCCGGCGTCGCCACCTGGCGGGAGTTCCTCGCCATCCGGGAACTCGGGCTGGCCCGCGCGGTCGGGGTGAGCAACTACAGCGTGCCGCAGCTCGACGCGCTCATCGAGGCGACCGGGGAGGCGCCGGCGGTCAACCAGGTGCCGTGGAGCCCGTCGCTGCACGACGCGGAGCGGCTGGCCGAGAACCGGCGGCGCGGGGTGGCGGTGGAGGGCTACAGCCCGTTCAAGAACACCAAGCTGCGGCACCCGGTGCTGGTCCGGGTCGCCGACGCGCACGGGGTGAGCGCCGCCCAGGTGGTGCTCCGCTGGCACCTCCAGCACGAGATCGTGGTGATCCCGAAGTCGGTCACCCCCGAGCGGATCAGCACCAACTTCGACATCTTCGACTTCGCTCTGTCGCCGGAGGAGATGACCGAGATCGACGCCCTCGGCCGCTGATCATGTAACGCTGCGTCGACGAACCGATGCGGCGGGCTCTCTTCGGTGCTGCTGCGCGTGATTGGTACGCGGTTTCCTCTGGTCGGAGTGCTGACAGCTATCGCTTCCTGAGGTGAACCCCGCTACGGTGACTGTGCGTAGAAGCCTGGGGAGGGAAGAAATGGTGAACGATTACGGTGCGCAAGCGGCCGCTGCGGTACCGATGTGGTCGGAGAGCGTCGGGCCGGGGCCGGACTTCGCGACCTGTGTGCTTTATCTGGACTGCGGAGACGACCTCGCGACGCTCGGCCCGATCCTGCGCTACTGGCATGACCAAGCGTGCCGGCTGTTGTTACCAGCCGTGATGACCCCGGGGGCGCCGGAGCCGACGATGTCACTCAGCGCACATGAGCAGACGGCCGACGGTCGCCCTCGGCGGAAGCGGCCGCAGCAGTGGTCCGACGGGTTGACCGAGGACCTGTACCAGCTCTCCGCGCACTGGTTCGACGTCGCGCCGGCCGCGACCGCGTCCGAACTGGACCTGTACGTCTACCGGTTCGCCGACCGCCGGCACGTGAAGCTGCAGGTCTCGGTCGGGTTCCAGGACCGGCCGGGCGGGCTGCCCCGGGTGGTGCCGGCGCTTATCGAGTTGACCCGGTTGACCGGTGACCTGGCCGATCCGACCTACGGCGAGATCGTTGTCAACGCCGGGGTGCTGGCGCCGGCCACCATCCTCGACGGCGCCCTCGACCGCGGGGTCGTCGAGTCGGCCCGGGCCAGCCGTCAGGTGCTGCGCGGGTACGAGTGGGTGACGGTGTGTCCGAAGGAGCTGGTCGGACGGCTGGGCGGGCTCGCGGCGCTGCGCGAGTCGGGGGCGTTCAGCGAGGTGGTGGCGCTGCGGCACGGTGGCGCGCTGCTGCGGGCCACCGACGACCCGGGTGCCTACCAGGACGGTCGGGTACGCGCGGTTCACCAGGCGCTCGCGCCGCTGCTGCCGGCCGGCGAGCCTACTGACGTACCCGGTCAGGATCTTTCCCGGCTGGTCTTCGCGGATGCCCACGCGGCGGTCTGAGCTGGACGGACGACGGCGCGGCCGCCGGTGGAGGACGGGCGTGCGTCCAGGACCGGCGGCCGCTCCGACGGTGCGCGGTCAGCCGCGCGAGCAGGCCGTCCCGTTGAGGGAGAACGCGGTCGGCGACGAGTAGCTGCCCGACAGCGTGCCCTGGTAGCCGAAGGACGCGGTGGCGCCCGGGGCGATGCTGCCGTTCCAGGAGATGTTGCGGGCCGTCACGGCCGAGCCGCTCTGGCTGACGGTGGCGTTCCAGGCGTTGGTGACCTGCTGCCCCGAGGGCAGGTTGTAGGTGAGCGTCCAGCCGTTGATGGTGCTCGACCCGCCGTTGCGGATCCGCACGTCGGCGGTGAAGCCGGAGTTCCACGAGTTCGCCGTGTAGGTGACCGCGCAGCTAGCGTTGCCGGGCGGCGGCGTCGTCGGGTTCGGCGGCGGGGTGGTGGGGTTCGGCGGCGGGTTGGTGGGCTGGCCGCCGCCGTTGACCGCGGCCGAGAACGAGTTGACGCCGAGCCCGGTGCCGCCCTGCCACGGCTCGAAGCCGGCCTGAATGCTGGTCAGGTACCAGGCGTTGGTGATCGCGCCCCGGTTGCGGGTGTCGTTGATGAAGTCCAGCACGCTGAAGTTCCAGCTGCTGATCGGCGACGACGAGACGTACGAGATGACGTTGTTGCCGCCGTTGTTGCCGCGCCAGACCTCCCAGTTCCGGCCGCCGACGGTGGCGTTTCCGACCGGCGAACCGATCGGCTGGATCGAGCCCTGCCGGTTGAACCAGATCATGATCTCCATCTGGTTGACGCCGTCCCGCTTGGGCGACGGGTCCAGCCAGATGTCGTACGAGGCGTTGTAGATGGCCCCGCTGACGTAGTTGTAGCTGATGCTGCTGGTGGCGCTGCTGATCTGGCTCACCTGCATCGGCAGGTTGGTGCCGGGGGAGCAGTTGGTGTAGTGGCACCCGAGGAAGACCGACGGGTACGACACCGGGGCGCCGTTGGTGGGGGCGGAGCCCTGCTGGCTGGTGATCGAGAAGCCGTTGTTGGTGACGTTTATGCACTGCTGGGCGGTGGTGCCCCAGCGGTTGTTCTGGACCACGTAGCGGCCCTGGATGGTGGTGCTGCCGTACTGCTCGCAGATCTGGGTGTCGGCGGCGGCGGGGCCGGCGAGGGCGATCGCGGCGATGGTGCCCGGAATGAGCAGGGCCGCCGCCGCGATGGCGCGGATGGGGCGTCTCATGGTGCTCCTTGGCTGGTGGGGGTCCGTGGAGTCGGGGGTGTGGGCGGGCGGTCGAGGGGCGATCCCGAAAATGTTGCGGGAGCGCTCCCATCGATCGTTGGGAATAGATTTACATGCCTGTAATAACGAGCGCAAGCGCTGGACGGTTCGAGTCCCGGCCGGCGGGGCCGGTGCGGGGCGGCCGGGCTCAGGTCGCCGAGAGCAGCCGCCGGGCGGCCCGGACCTGGCCGACGGCGGAGCGCAGCGCGGCGACGATCCGCTCCTCGCTGTCGGCGCCGAGCCGGGCGGCGGGCACCGAGAGGCTGATGGCGTCGGCGGCCGGCGACTGCAGCGGCACCGCCACCGCGAAGCAGACGATGCCCTCGGTGTTCTCCTCGCGGTCCACCGCGTAGCCGCGCTGCCGGATCGTGGCCAGCTCACTGTGCAGGTGGTCCGGGTCGGTGACCGTCCGGGCCGTCAGGGCCGGCAACGGCCAGGTCAGCAGGCGGTCGACCGCCTCGTCGGTGCGCTCGGCGAGCAGCACCTTGCCCAGCGCGGTGGCGTGCGCCGGCAACTGCCGGCCGATCGCGCTGTAGAGCCGCAACGGGTGCACCGACTCCCGCTTGGCCAGGTAGACCAGGTGCGGACCGTCCAGTCGACCGAGGTGCACCGTCTCGCCGAACTGCGCGGAGAGGCGGTCCAGGACGCCGGCCAGCAGGCCGGCCGCGTCGTCGGACTCCAGATAGGCGGCGCCGACCTGCAGCGCCCGGATGCCCAGGCCGAACCGGGTGCCGGTGGCGTCGGCCTCCACCCAGCCACGCCGGATCAGGGTACGCAGAATGCCGTGCAGGCTGCTCTTCGGAATGTCCAGGGTCCGGGCCAGCTCGACAAGTGAGCAGCGCTGCGGCGCGTCGGCCAGCACCTCCAGGACGTCCAGGGTGCGACCGGCCGACTTCACCGTGGCCAGCGGTTGTGGGGCCGCCGGCAGCGGCTCCGGGTGCCGGACGTCCGGCAGCCCGGGCGGCGCTGCCTCGTCGGTGGACATGGCGGCAACCTTAGCCCGCTTGACACCCCCGGTGACCGCAGTAGGGTCACGTACGTGACCAGCGTTCATCATTCTGAACAACTCGCCGCCGTGACGGCGACCGTCGGCGCCGGCCGGATCCTGCCCGTGGTGGTGCTGCAGGACGCGGCCGCCGCCGCTCCGCTCGCCGCCGCCCTCGTCGCCGGCGGCCTGCGCAGCGCCGAGGTGACCTTCCGCACCGACGCCGCCGCCGACGCCATCCGCGCCATGTCCGAGCACCCGGAGCTCTTCGTCGGCGCCGGCACGGTCGTCACCCGGACCCAGGTCGACAAGGCCGTCGAGGCGGGCGCCCGGTTCATCGTCAGCCCGGGATTCAGCCCGACCGTTGTCGCGCACTGCCAGCAGCTCGGCGTCCCGATCTTTCCGGGGGTCGCCACCGCCACCGAGATCCAGATGGCGCTCGACGCCGGCTTGGAGACGGTCAAGTTCTTCCCGGCCGAACAGCTCGGCGGGACAGCCATGATCAAGGCGCTGTCGGCGCCGTTCCGCTCCGTGCGCTTCATTCCGACCGGCGGCGTCAACACCGGCAACCTCGCCGACTACCTCGCCCACCCCTCGGTGCTCGCGGTCGGCGGCACCTGGATGGTCGCCCCGGCGCTGCTCGCCGCCGGTGACTGGGCCGAGGTCACCCGACTCACCGCCGCCGCCGTCACCGCCAGCCAGGAGGCGTGCTCATGCTGACCGTCCGCAGCGCCGACGAGTGCCGCTACGACCTGGTCTCGCTCGGCGAGATCATGCTCCGCCTCGATCCGGGCGAGGGTCGGGTCCGCACCGCCCGGTCGTTCCGGGCCTGGGAGGGCGGCGGCGAGTACAACGTCGCCCGGGGCCTGCGCCGCTGCTTCGGGCTGCGGACCGCCGTGGTCACCGCGTTCGCCGACAACGAGGTCGGCCGGCTACTGGAGGACCTGATCCTGCAGGGCGGCGTGGACACCTCGCTGATCCGGTGGCTGCCGTACGACGGGATCGGGCGCGGCGTCCGCAACGGGCTCAACTTCACCGAGCGCGGGTTCGGCGTACGCGGAGCGGTCGGCACCTCGGACCGGGGACACACCGCCGCCAGCCAACTGCGCGCCGACGACGTCGACTGGGACCACGTCTTCGGCACCCTCGGTGCCCGCTGGCTGCACACCGGCGGGATCTACGCCGCGCTGTCGGAGACCACGCCGGAGACCATCGAGGCCGCGATGGCCGCCGCCCGCCGGCACGGCACCCTGATCTCGTACGACCTGAACTACCGGCCCAGCCTCTGGAAGGCGGTCGGTGGGCAGGCCCGGGCGCAGGAGGTGAACCGCCGGCTGGCCCGCTACGTCGACGTGATGATCGGCAACGAGGAGGACTTCACCGCCTCGCTCGGGTTCGAGGTGCCGGACACCGACGAGTCCCTCGCCGAGCTGGACGTCGCGAACTTCCGCCGGATGATCGAGGCGGTCACCAAGGAGTACGCCAACTTCCAGGTCGTGGCGACCACCCTGCGGACGGTCCGCAGCGCCACCGTCAACGACTGGGGCGCGGTGGCCTGGTCCGCGGCCAGCGGCTTCGTCGAGGCCACCCACCGGCCCGGCCTGGAGATCCTGGACCGGGTCGGCGGCGGCGACAGCTTCGCCTCCGGGCTGATCTACGGTCTGCTGGAACGCGGCGGCGACCTGGCCGCCGCCGTCGAGTACGGCGCCGCGCACGGGGCGCTGGCGATGACCACCCCGGGGGACACCTCGATGGCCAACCTCAGGGAGGTGGAGGCGCTGGTGCGCGGGTCCGGCGCCCGGGTCCAGCGCTGACCGACAGCTCCACGCCCGGATCGGCGGGATGTGAGGTATGCAAATCAGGTCGGATCTACCGCGAATGCCATCGCGGGGAGTAGTCTTCTGCCTTCAAGGCGTGCCGATCCCCTCCGGAGGCGTCCCCCCATGCCCGGATCACCCCTCCGTGTTCTCATCGTCGGCGCGGGCATCGCCGGGCTCACCGTGGCCCGGGCGCTGCGGCTGGCCGGGTTCCGGCCCGAGATCGCCGAGAAGCTCCCCGCCAGCGTCGTCGCCGGCGCCGGCATCTACCTGCCCGGCAACGCCGCCCGGGCGTTCCGCGAGCTGGGCCTGGAATCGCCGATCCGACCCCTGGGCCAGGTCATCGGCCGGCAACGGTTCCTCGACGCCGAGGGGCATCAGCTCTGCGAGGTCGACCTCACCCAGCTCTGGGCCGGCGTCGGCGAATGCCGGGCGCTGCCCCGGGCCGAACTGCACCGGGTGCTGCTGACCGGCGCCGGTGGCGAGGTCCGGCACGACACCGAGGTCACCGCCCTGGACCTGACCGCCGAGGCGGTCGCGGTCACCTTCGGCGACGGCCGCCAGGCCGAGTACGACCTGGTCATCGGCGCGGACGGCCGACGTTCGACGGTGCGTGCCCTGGCCGCGCTCGGCGGGGCGGCCCGGCCGGCCGGTCAGGTGGTCTACCGCAGCGTCGTCACCGACGGCCCGGAGGTCGCCGACTGGACGTCACTGCTGGGGCAGCGGGCCGGCTTCATCGTGATGCCGATGGGCGCCGGCCGGCTCTACTGCTACGCCGACGAGGCGGCCACCGCACCGCCGGCCGATCCGCTGGCCCGGCTCCGGGAACTCTTCGGCTCCTACGGCGGCCCGGTCCCGGAGGTGTTGGCCGCGGTCCGCACGGTGCAGGTCGCCGTCACCGACGAGGTGGAACTGGGGCGCTGGTCCCGGGGCCGGGTGGTGCTGGTCGGGGACGCCGCCCACGCCACCGCGCCCACGCTGTCCCAGGGGGCGGCGATGGCGGTCGAGGACGCCGTGGTGCTGGCCGACTCGCTGCGCCAGCGCGCCGACGTGCCGGCCGCGCTGGCCGCGTACGAGAGCCGGCGCCGGCCGCGTACCCGATGGGTGCTGGACCGGACCCGGGACCGGGACCGGACCCGCGACGTGCCGCCGGCGCTGCGCGACCCGCTGTTGCGTGGACGCGGCGGGCGGATCTTCCGGGAGCATTACCGGCTGCTCGTCGATCCGGCCTGACCTCACCCGCCGGCCACCCGGCGCCGGAGCCACCGTTGTCGGGGACTATCCTGCCTGCGAGGTACGCCCCGATCACCTGCGTGGGCGCAGTGGAGCTAACGAGAACCGGAGGCCACTCGTGACCACCGTCGCACCTAAGCCGATCGTGACCCGGCCCTGGCCGGTCCGGCAGCCGGTCAAGGGATCGGCCCTGGCGCGGCTGCTGCGGACGACGGACGCGAAGCAGATCGGGATCATGTACATGGTCACCGCCTTCGCGTTCTTCATGATCGGTGGCCTGATGGCGCTGCTGATGCGCGCCGAGCTGGCCCGGCCGGGGCTGCAGTTCCTCTCGCTGGAGCAGTACAACCAGCTCTTCACCATGCACGGCACGATCATGCTGCTGTTCTTCGCGACGCCGATCGTGTTCGCCTTCGCCAACTACGTGGTGCCGATCCAGATCGGCGCCCCGGACGTGTCGTTCCCCCGGCTGAACAGCTTCGCCTACTGGCTGTACCTGTTCGGCGGGACGCTGGCGATGGGGGGCTTCCTGACCCCGGGTGGCGCCGCCGACTTCGGCTGGTTCGCCTACACCCCGCTGAGCAGCGTGGAGCACTCGCCGGGCGTCGGCGCCAACATGTGGATCGTCGGTCTGGCCATCTCCGGTCTGGGCACCATCCTCGGTGGCGTCAACATGATCACCACGATCCTGACCCTGCGGGCGCCCGGCATGACGATGTTCCGGATGCCGATCTTCACCTGGAACATCCTGGTCACCAGTCTGCTCGTGATCATGGTCTTCCCGCTGCTCGCGGCGGCGCTGTTCGCGCTCGCCGCCGACCGCATCCTCGGCGCCCACGTCTACGCCCCGGAGACCGGCGGCCCGCTGCTGTGGCAGCACCTCTTCTGGTTCTTCGGTCACCCCGAGGTCTACATCGTCGCGCTGCCGTTCTTCGGCATCATCACCGAGGTCATCCCGGTCTTCTCCCGCAAGCCGATCTTCGGCTACAAGGGCCTGGTCGGCGCCACCATCGCCATCGCCGCCCTCTCGATGAGCGTCTGGGCGCACCACATGTTCGCCACCGGCCAGGTGCTGCTGCCGTTCTTCTCCTTCCTGAGCTTCCTGATCGCGGTCCCCACCGGCATGAAGTTCTTCAACTGGATCGGCACCATGTGGCGCGGCCAGATCAGCTTCGAGACCCCGATGCTGTGGTCCATCGGCTTCCTGGTGACGTTCCTGTTCGGCGGTCTCTCCGGCGTGCTGCTGGCAAGCCCGCCGGTCGACTTCCACGTCTCGGACTCGTACTTCGTGGTGGCGCACTTCCACTACGTGCTCTTCGGCACCATCGTCTTCGCCGTCTTCGCCGGCATCTACTTCTGGTTCCCGAAGATGTTCGGCCGGA from the Solwaraspora sp. WMMD1047 genome contains:
- a CDS encoding TipAS antibiotic-recognition domain-containing protein, which translates into the protein MAREAGVTSRTLRHYHAIGLLTPAWTAEGGRRYYEQEQLLRLQRILLLRELGLGLDAVAEVLSRQGHDSAVEVLQRHRDWLVRERDRLDRLVHTVDTTICNIQEGREMTPRKVFAGFETNPYEAEARQRWGDAAVDAADQRMQGWSDDDAEQARTGYVRVHEGLAPLKAAGVPVTDQRVQDLIQLHYEVTCLFWTPNREAYQGLAQMYVEDERFRANIGGGDDALVEYLRDAMLVYADQRLDG
- a CDS encoding fibronectin type III domain-containing protein, whose protein sequence is MSASRLRAVALPLVAALLLVLGPLTAPAAAQNPLIPLPAPDQPVVSELTPTSALLTWPRSGGPVFRYSMKRLVDGEWQGYASMPSTSYRVALTPGAEHTFAVYSVALPFSGYTTSPLSEPVTVVAPTQ
- a CDS encoding aldo/keto reductase, coding for MTASVAQPSVLLPGEVAMPLLGFGTWQATGGQGYDAVRQALDAGYRHLDTATMYGNEEEVGRAVRDSGIAREDIFITTKLPPERAGRERATIDASLAALGVEYVDLWLIHWPPREEAGVATWREFLAIRELGLARAVGVSNYSVPQLDALIEATGEAPAVNQVPWSPSLHDAERLAENRRRGVAVEGYSPFKNTKLRHPVLVRVADAHGVSAAQVVLRWHLQHEIVVIPKSVTPERISTNFDIFDFALSPEEMTEIDALGR
- a CDS encoding cellulose binding domain-containing protein, producing MRRPIRAIAAAALLIPGTIAAIALAGPAAADTQICEQYGSTTIQGRYVVQNNRWGTTAQQCINVTNNGFSITSQQGSAPTNGAPVSYPSVFLGCHYTNCSPGTNLPMQVSQISSATSSISYNYVSGAIYNASYDIWLDPSPKRDGVNQMEIMIWFNRQGSIQPIGSPVGNATVGGRNWEVWRGNNGGNNVISYVSSSPISSWNFSVLDFINDTRNRGAITNAWYLTSIQAGFEPWQGGTGLGVNSFSAAVNGGGQPTNPPPNPTTPPPNPTTPPPGNASCAVTYTANSWNSGFTADVRIRNGGSSTINGWTLTYNLPSGQQVTNAWNATVSQSGSAVTARNISWNGSIAPGATASFGYQGTLSGSYSSPTAFSLNGTACSRG
- a CDS encoding IclR family transcriptional regulator, whose amino-acid sequence is MSTDEAAPPGLPDVRHPEPLPAAPQPLATVKSAGRTLDVLEVLADAPQRCSLVELARTLDIPKSSLHGILRTLIRRGWVEADATGTRFGLGIRALQVGAAYLESDDAAGLLAGVLDRLSAQFGETVHLGRLDGPHLVYLAKRESVHPLRLYSAIGRQLPAHATALGKVLLAERTDEAVDRLLTWPLPALTARTVTDPDHLHSELATIRQRGYAVDREENTEGIVCFAVAVPLQSPAADAISLSVPAARLGADSEERIVAALRSAVGQVRAARRLLSAT
- the eda gene encoding bifunctional 4-hydroxy-2-oxoglutarate aldolase/2-dehydro-3-deoxy-phosphogluconate aldolase; protein product: MTSVHHSEQLAAVTATVGAGRILPVVVLQDAAAAAPLAAALVAGGLRSAEVTFRTDAAADAIRAMSEHPELFVGAGTVVTRTQVDKAVEAGARFIVSPGFSPTVVAHCQQLGVPIFPGVATATEIQMALDAGLETVKFFPAEQLGGTAMIKALSAPFRSVRFIPTGGVNTGNLADYLAHPSVLAVGGTWMVAPALLAAGDWAEVTRLTAAAVTASQEACSC
- a CDS encoding sugar kinase, translating into MLTVRSADECRYDLVSLGEIMLRLDPGEGRVRTARSFRAWEGGGEYNVARGLRRCFGLRTAVVTAFADNEVGRLLEDLILQGGVDTSLIRWLPYDGIGRGVRNGLNFTERGFGVRGAVGTSDRGHTAASQLRADDVDWDHVFGTLGARWLHTGGIYAALSETTPETIEAAMAAARRHGTLISYDLNYRPSLWKAVGGQARAQEVNRRLARYVDVMIGNEEDFTASLGFEVPDTDESLAELDVANFRRMIEAVTKEYANFQVVATTLRTVRSATVNDWGAVAWSAASGFVEATHRPGLEILDRVGGGDSFASGLIYGLLERGGDLAAAVEYGAAHGALAMTTPGDTSMANLREVEALVRGSGARVQR